The Mauremys mutica isolate MM-2020 ecotype Southern chromosome 1, ASM2049712v1, whole genome shotgun sequence genome has a segment encoding these proteins:
- the LOC123362842 gene encoding olfactory receptor 52E2-like, translated as MSDSNTTEFTNPSTFILLGIPGVEVAHVWIAIPFYAMYVIVILGNFTILFIVKREPSLHEPMYYFLCMLAVTDLVLSTSTIPKILAIFWFNSREIDFSACLTQMYFVHCFSAIESGIFVAMAVDRYVAICHPLRYSTILTNRMVVKIGLAVVLRGSILALPYPLLARQWPYCKTNIIPNTHCEHMRVVKLACADISVSSYYGLFVLICRTGLDVFFIVVSYIQILRAIFSLPTKDARLKTFGTCGSHLCVILAFYIPNLFSSFTSRFGHNLPLHIHIFINNVYIFVPPMLNPIIYGVRTKQIRDRLLQILIHKRD; from the coding sequence atgtcagattccaacacaactgaattcaccaacccctccaccttcatcctgctgggcatacCTGGGGTCGAGGTGGCCCATGTCTGGATCGCCATCCCCTTCTACGCCATGTACGTCATAGTCATCTTGGGAAATTTCACTATTCTGTTCATTgtgaagagggagccgagcctccatgagcccatgtactatttcctctgcatgctggcagtCACTGACCTGGTCCTGTCCACATCCACCATACCCAAAATATTGgcaatcttctggttcaattccagggagatcgattttagtgcctgcctcacccagatgtacttcgttCACTGCTTCTCAGCTATCGAGTCTGGGATCTTCGTGGCCATGGCTGTGGATCGGTACGTAGCCATCTGCCACCCCCTGAgatattccaccatcctgacaaaccgcATGGTGGTCAAGATTGGCCTGGCCGTCGTGCTGCGTGGCAGCATACTCGCACTTCCCTATCCCTTACTGGCAAGGCAGTGGCCGTATTGcaaaaccaacatcatccccAATACGCACTGTGAGCACATGAgagtggtgaagctggcctgcgccgaCATCAGCGTCAGTAGTTACTATGGACTATTTGTGCTAATCTGTAGGACTggtctggatgtgttttttattgttgtgtcctatatccagatactcagggccatcttcagccttcccacaaaggacgcccggctcaagacgTTTGGGACTtgcggctcccacctctgtgtcatcttagccttttacatcccaaATCTCTTCTCTTCCTTCACATCCCGATTTGGGCACAATTTGCCCCTTCATATTCACATTTTTATTAACAACGTTTACATCTTTGTGCCCCCCATGTTAAATCCCATCATctacggggtgaggaccaaacagatccgggacaggctgctccagaTCTTAATTCATAAAAGGGactaa